The region GTAAACATAGTGTACTGATCTATTTACTTGGGACTTCTTTTACCTGTCTGTGCTTATAGTTGCTCTTTATAGTTGCCTCCAAAACGATGATatatagggccgaccctgtggctcactcggagagtgcagcactgggagcaccgaggctgcgggttcggatcctatttagggatggccgcCTGTTCACTCACTgtggtgcgagcgacaccaagccaagggttatgatccccttaccggtcacaaaaaaaaaaaaaaaaaaaacattgtgtaCATTCTTGTTGTTAGGTTTATTTTTAGGTAAATTTTGGATATTTGCTTCTGTTGTGATTGAGATATGTTCTACTACTTGTCCTAATTAGTTATTGATTTTGTGTGGCTAAGATCCCGATTTTGCTGTAGCGATATACACAACAGCTTTCTGAAGTTTCTTACTCATTTCAATATTTTGTGCACTGGTTCCTTTGGATTTTCTGATTGGAGAATAATACTGTCACCGTTTATTGTCTCTGTCTCTAGATATTCCTACCTATTAtgtgttttgatatttttattgttctgGCTATATATTCCAGTCTACTTCTAAACAGTAGAAATGGTATAATTCAGGTGTCTTGGTCCTGAATTTAACGGGGATGCTtctaatatttcatatttatgtaaGTTTGTTGTAGATTTCAGGAAACGGGTATTCCCTTCTAATGCTATTTTGCAAAAAGTTTTTACATGAATGAgtgtgaaatatttttgttaaatgctttttctgcactcCTGGAaattatcaaatgccttttctcctCTAATGTATCAACTTAGAGAAATTCTAATTGGCAGTTTTTTCTAATGTTATATCATCATTGTATTTTTTGGGCACGGCCTACTGATTCACAGCTACATTGGACATAATATGAATTTATCTAGGATAGATGCCACGATATGAGTGAGCTTGACTCAAACAATCTTTTCTTGTAGTGTAGTTATTTGGTCTTTGTATCAAGGTCAACACACCTACTAAAATGTGTTTCATCATTTCCCATGTTTTTGCAGGGTTTGGAAGAGTTTACCTAAGATGGCAATTAGTTTTTCCCTGAAAGTTTGGTGAAACTGGCCTCTAAACCTGTCTTGTTCTGGAATATTTTGAGGAGAGCTGGAGCTTAGGCTAAAGTTTCAGTTTGTATAGTTCAATTgaagttttctattgctgtttggAAGAATTTGGTCAATTAAATCTCTCCCAAAATTGGTCCATTTAGCTTGGAATTTCCAATTTAAAGGTAtgatatttatcaaataaataaacagattaatatataaataaatatataaatatataaataaaaaactttcACTAGAAAAAGTATCAAGAGTATACGACAGTACAGAGAAGAGTATAATGAACACAATGTACTCGAAACTGAGCATCAACAGTCATCAATAGAGTTAAAAGTTGGATCAGATTAAGATTTATTGAGTTTTTGCCTGTTTACTAGCAAAACCACTCAAAAAGTGATGACGTGCACTTCCATTAGGATGAACGTAACGTTTGCGTGTCTACATTTGTGCTCATATTGGCAGTGTTGATGATTATCATTTCTATCCATTAATTTATTGGGGCTGCTGGACAGCAATTCTCTAATTATATCATTCCTTTCAAGTTTATTAGCTGAAATTCTTCCATAAGTAGACCCTTTCCTTCCTAGTCCAACATTTGGCTACCCTTAggtaatgataaaatatatttatggtgtTCTCTTATATTAAATCTCTTCTGCACCTAAATAAGATTTTGTACAATCTCACTTAAATCACTCATTTCTACTTTGTTCTTTTGTAATTGATAATACTTTCAAAAATTGTGCATCTTATAAAACTTTTCCAAGAACTGCCTTCGGTTAGTTGGCTTTACTCTTTTCTACGTCCTTATTTCTGTattgatcttcattatttcctacCTTCTACCTCTTTAGGTTTAATACGCTGTTCACTCTCTACCTTCCTGAATTGCTTGCATGTTTTGAATATTCCTTGTTTTGTAAATCATCTGTTTCAGGCTGTAATCATCCCTCTTAATAATACCATTTCAGCTTATCTCACAGGTAGTGTTTTAGAGGTTTATGtgtatgctttaaaattttacaacttGAATACTTCTCTACATGTAATTtgttaagaaaacaataaatataattgaaaacaaGTAACAGTAGAAAActatccacagaaacagaaatgtcTCTATATATTTAACCCAGAAGGAATTTTAATGTAATAAGTTGGTTGTTCAGGGGATGGAAAAGACACACAGGGAAGGGTCAGGAAACCTAACACTTAGAAACTTGAGGATGTCCTACCTTTAGGCTGGAGGGACAAAAAGAAGAGGTAGTATTTGTTACTGAAGCCTAGGAGTTGAGGTCAACAAGATCTAGAACCATGGTGGACTCATACGACGGAAGCTAGAGCCGTGGAGAAGATGTAACCGTTAAAGGAGAAACCACCTGATTcaaagagggaaaagaagaaaaactctgGTGGTTTCTTTTGTCCTGGGCTGTAACCTCCTATTGGTGCCTCCTCTTGCCTGAAATAAGTTAGAAGCCAAATGTTGCAGAGCCTAAGATTTATTGGTCCAGCCCATGTAGAATAGAGAATGGAGTAGAAGAAGGATGAAGAATGGACCTGAGGGCAAATAGATTCAGAACTGGCATACCACATTGACATTGacagattaaatgaaaaaatcttatctgaattgatacagaaaattagtttgtaaaaaatcagcattcattcatgataagGAAGATATGTTATTTGACTAGATAAAgatatctaccaaaaaaaaaagaaagaaaacaaaaaatactacaGTAAATGTCatatttaatatgaaaatgttAGCAGCTTTCATGTAAAAACTGGGAAGTAGACTAGGATGCCTGCTGTAACCCTTGCTATTCaacaatttaataaaaactcAACATATTATGTTAATGGGAATCAGaagagatcaatggaatagagactgaaaaaatagaaaacccagcTCATATAATTAGGAGATGATTAGCTGGTGTGTGAAGAAAACCCAAATGAACTAAAGATAAACTAtccaataaagaattttaaaggttGCTTGGTATAAGACcaatatacaaaaactaactctGTTTCTGCAGCAACAAAGAGTATtacaatgaaattaaacaaagTATAACATGTAATTAACATAACAAAATATCAAGTGCTTCAGAATAAATACAATAGTAAAGGGTaagaattttatggaaaaatataaaatatattatttagagaAATCTCTAAAGACCCAACCAAATAGAGAAACATTATGTGTTCAtaaattggaagatttaatattgtaaaTATGTTAAATCTCCTCAAATTTAATCTACAGATTGactaaaatgaagtaaaatcCCAAACAATACTTCATGGGctttgtgtgtgaatgtgtatataaatatgagTATGTATGTAAAACATGATAAGCTGATTAATTAAATATATCTAAGAATAATGAAGATAAGAGGACATACAGCACCAGATAGTAAGAattactacaaaggtataatactTAAGAGTTTGTGGTATGGATGAAAAATAGGTCAGTAcaccaatggaactgaatagaaaATATCTAACCATACTCCCTATGTACTAATCCCTAACCTGTGAAAAAGTTGCCACTGTAGGACAGTGGCAGAAGGTAATATTGAAATCAAAATGCAACTGGAAGTTTGTCAGTGATAATGGTAGAGTAGGGAGCTCCAAGGGCACATTCCCCCacagaaacattgaaaaaatgagcaaaatctaTCAGAATCAGCTTTGTTGGAACTCTGGGAGACAGTCAAAGATTTATAGTAATCAAGCAACAGCTGAATCAAGAAAAAGTCCACTTAAACCCATTGTTTATGGAGATCTCTGTCAAACCATGAGCTGACAACAGCTAAAGTAACTGAGCCTtcagaaaccacacacaaaaagaatcCATTCATTAAAAATGGTTTAGAGaagtcaccaaagaaataaacaactaCAATCTGTAGCAAAGAACAACAAACCCTGAGGTGGGGAAAGAATCTGATTTCCAATTACCATGTTAGAATATTCAAAATGTCAAGTTTGCAACAAAAATTTATGAGgcattcaaagaaagaaaaaaaaaaaaaacaaaaaggcccATTCACAGGgaaaagaaattaacagaaatCATCCCTGAGGAAGTACCCATATTTCACTTACTAGTCAAAGGCTTTGAATCAACtactttaaatatgttcaatgaGCAAAATGAAgccataaacaaagaaataaagaaaaccatgaaatttacatttcaacaaatacagaatattaacaagaaagatagaaattattaaaaaatagaaattcgaGAGCAAAAAGTACAATAGCTGAAACGAAAAACTTATTAGAGGGTCTCAACAGCAGATTGAGCAGGCAGAAAAAGTAATCAGCAAACTTAAAGATAGGGCCATTGAAATTATTTAATCTGAGCAGCAGTtcgattaaataagaaaaataaaaagagcttaAGGGACCtctgggacaccatcaagcatacCAAGGTAGGAGCATTACAGGAGTtccagaaggaggagagagacaaaatggaaaaacaaacaagcaagcaaacaaacaaaaagtacttattttgtgtgtgtgtgaagacacGATGGCTAAAAACTTCTCAAATCTGAAAAAGGCAAGTATCTAAATATCCAAGAATCTCAATGACAGACTCAAAGAGGTCCATGCCAATATGCATTATAATAAAACCACTGAAAGCCCAAAACAGAGAGAATCTTTAATGCAGAAGAGGGAAGCAACTCATCATGTACAAAAAAAaccatcaataaaattaatagttgatttctcatcagaaatgatGGGGGCTAGAAGGCagcaggaaaatatatttaaagtgctgaaagaaagaaaaaaaaaaacctgtcaaccaagaattttataactggcaaaactatctttcaaaaatgaaagagagattaAGACAtcctcagataaacaaaagctaagagagtATGtcactacaagaaatgctaaaaggagtcAAATCAGGTTGAAAGCAAAGGACACAATACAGTCACTAGAAgccatgtaaataaataaagatcaatGGTAAATGTAACTACACAGGTAAATATAAAAACCACCATTATTGTATTGGCATACAATACccctttttgtttcttatatgatttaaaagacaagtgcataaaacaataattataaatctttcttaaagaatacacaaaatataaagatatttttttaaaaaaactataaactaatatcccttatgaatataaatgcaaaaaatcttcaacaaaatataaacaaacagaatccagcagcacattaaaaggattataaaccataaccaagtggaatttatcccaggaatgtaagagCAGTTCaagacaaaaaaatcaatcaacataATGTGCTACACTAAtagaacaacaacagaaaaacacgATTATCTAagtagatgcaggaaaagcttttgacaaaaatTCAGCACCCTtgtatgataaaaattctcagcaaactaagaCGAGAAACAAATTTCCTTAACATGATAAAgggaattcatttaaaaaatctgcaaaTGTTGTCATACTCAATGCTGAAAGACTGAATGTGTTCCCCCTAAGATCAAGATCAAGACAAAGATGTGACCTTCGTCCCTAATTATATTGGTAGTCCTAGCCAGAAGAATTAAGTAAGAAAAAGTAGTGAAATGAACCCAAACTGAAAACGAATttgtaaaattatctctatttgtagATAGCATGATTCTGTATACAGAAAATtccagtttcaaaaaaaaaaaaaaaaatcctgctaaagataataaatgaattcagtaaagttgcagggtacaagatCAACACTTAAAAATCAGTTCGCCAAGAATgaacaatacaaaaagaaaattaatgaaatcattgcatccaaaataaataaagatctagGAATAAGTTTAgctaaagagattaaaaaaaaaaaaacatgtatatagaaaaatataaaacattactgaaaaaaaagaaagatacctaaataaatggaaagacatctcatgtttaTGGACTGAAAGACTTaacatggttaagatggcaatattcctgaaagtgacctacagattcaatgcaatccctattaaaattacaatattagtttttctcagaaatacagAAGCtgatcctcaaattcatatggaactgcAAGTGGTCCCCAATAGCCAGtacaatactgaaaaagaaaaataaagttggaagactcacattTACCAACTTGAAATAGTACTACAAAGCTGCAGTATtcaaaatagtgtggtactggcagaAGGATACACATATAGAACAACGGAATAAAATTGAAAGCCCAGAAATACAGCCGTACATCTatgctcaatttatttttaacaagggtGACAAGATCATTgaatagagaaagaataaattttttcaacaaatactgcTTGGATAACTaaaccacatgcaaaaaaaaaacaacccttaCCTAACCCCATATACAAAGATTATTTCAAAATGGATAAATGACCTAAATTCTGAGAACAGCTTGAATGAGTCTAGAATGAGGTTTTACCCAGTGCTTCCCAATAAGAGGCCAGGCTTTGGCGGTTTGATTTGGGCTTGTGAAAGCCTGAGCAAAGAAACCAGCAGAACCAACTCATACATCTCGCATACgaaagtgtaaaaaaaataaatgtgggtTATTTTAAGTCCTTAATGCATGGCAATCTGTTATGTCAGCATTGGAAACTACTATTTCCTCCTAGAAAGACACTGGGGTTTTTCAGAATCCAGCTTCTGGACATGGTTTCTACACAGTGATTTCCTCGGTTCCTCCTCATCTACCCCTTAAGAGGGAGGCTTTAATTTTTTACCATTTAGTTAAGTTCACTCATCAGTGTACTGATTCAGTGACAGCCTCAAGTAAGTCACCAAATTacgttcttctttctttctaacctcACCTGCTTTCTAAAACCTCCTCTTTAACTTGAGGGTTATCTTTCACAAACCAGTAGATTCTGTACCAAGTATGACTCTACTCACGAGTGGATTTGGAAAAATCTTTGCGAGTGTGGTTGAAGCACCCGGAGCGGAAGGGCAGACACGTAAACTTCACTGTCAAAATAAACAGTTACGTGGAAGGGACTATTGTCATCAGAGGGCTTCCATGGTGAAAGATGAGGTAGGGGATGTCTATAGGGAGTTGGAATGCTCTAAGTCAGGAGAAAGCAAGGAAGGTTATTCTGGACTTTCTTCCCCATAGCAAGCAGGGTGCAGTCTTCATGGAAGGAAGCAGGGAAGAGCTGAACAGCAGGTCAGGATGCAGATTTGGGCCTGTGGGCCCAGTGGGGCACACTCAGGGGAAGAGCAATGTAATTCAGGAAGTGCTGGGTCTGTCCCATGTGCCAGCGCCTGGGCAAACTCAGCTTTCAAAAAACCCTGATGCTAGGACCAAGTGGACCCTAGCAAATGAGGCCCATAGGCAGTCCCCAAATGGTCTTTAGTTCTCATTTTCTCCTTCACTTATTACACCTGGAATTAGTACACTGGCCCCAGGTTCCTCCTTTTCATTACCCAGCGACATTGTGCAGtagtgagaagaaaaatgaagtaagaCACACACGGTTGACTTAGGCAAGGAGGAGTGGGAACAGTGTGTGCTCTAAAAGACTTCAGACCAGGGTTCTAATTCTGACACTTATGAACCATGTGAAGTCAGGAAAATTGCTAATTTCTATGAGGCTCAAGCTCTTCGTGAAGTGAGCTTGATAAGCCCTGCCGTGCAGGATTCCGGGGATGAATGTAATGCATGAAAGCCCCTGACACAGTACCTGGAATCGGTTGCATTTTTAATAACTGGcagttattactattatcattttgaCACCAGACCCTACCGAAATCtgctctgtgatttttttttttttgtaaaccaaGAAATGTCAGAGAATTTGTATTCTATGATACAGCACACAAATCAGTCAAAATGCTGCTTAGCAAGTGAAACTCAGTTACTTACTGTATAACTTTTTGCAGTTATATTATTCATTGTGAGTGTGTAGGAGTATTCCCCAACTGGATATAACTTAAGGCTCCTAGAATTTGTGTCAAGGACTTATTCCTTCCATCCTTTCCAACTGTCCTTCCATCCAAACCACCCCatcttcatttatttcacttcCATTAAAAATCCAGCCCTTAAGAGTTTGCCAAATTACACTCAAGACAACCTAATAAAATGCCCTTTTAATGGAGTGGGATCTCTCTCCCAGGCCAGGGTGAACACTGCCAGCAGAGTGCCTTCTGATCACATCTATGTCAGGTGCTATCACCCTTATTTCTCAGAAACTCCCTGGAGCTGATGTGCATAAAACACATAGTCTGTGTACTGTACTGGGAAAAGGACACTGGGGAAGGATACAGGATACCTTCCATTGCTGCCTTAGGAGATGGATTCTTTCTAGTCTATCCATGACACCAAAGTAACTGCTAAAAGCAGTTCTCCACACTACGCATTAGTCCAGGATACACCTTTTTGAGGATCTGGCCCCTGCTCACCACTCCCATAGCTTCATCTGACCCACCACCCAGCCTAACTTAAAAAGAACTCATTTTAAGGACTTGCGGTTTCCTGAGGCTCCAAATTCACCTTCCTCAGGGCATTTGCACTTCACTGCTGTCATCTGCATCCTCCCACCGTAATTTGACTTGTTCTTTATGTTTTAGGGTATATCTCACCATCTTCATTACATGACAGCTGCTCTCAGACTTTAAAATTCAGTGGGCATAGGTGGGCCTTGTTTATCCTTAGGCTCCCAAAATTAGCACAGAGCCATTCAAAGAACAGATGTCCAAGTAAtgtttgagaaataaataatgacaCAGTGTGCAAGAGGTCTAATTTATTATGATGTAGCTGTACTTTCTCCTACATTCTTGAGTAAGATAatcatatacaagtatatatctCCTACTTTTATGGAACAGACTACAAatgacaaggaaatacaagaatttataatcttttacttttttccctctgtttcttGATCCCAACTATTTTGCTGCTGTCTTTTCATATTTCCAAGGAAATGCCTAATCCACTACTATGTTATCTTGTTTGAGATCACTAAACAAGTCGGAAATTTTCACAATTGTTTCTATGAAAGAGTAAGACTTTTAGTCTTAAAATTCATACACATCAATAAATGTACAACATTTTATCACTCATAAATTTGGATTTTGAAGCTACTTAAACTTTCTACTAAGAGGAACATTTAAACCAATATCCAAGGTACCGCATAGAACAAGAACACACACGTTACACACTATGTTGTTGCCAGTTTGCCAGCCTCACCCGAACCTCCACTAATGAGAACATTAGATGTCCTCTTCAATAACACAGTCAAGAATTTTCCTCAGCCTTCACTTGGGGCAGGAAAAGCTGCTGGAAATGGCCCTAGAACGAGCACTGGCCATGGCAGCAGTTCGAGCCCTAGCTGCAACTCTGGCGTGGGCTCGCTCCTCTTCATCTCTCAGAGCCTCTTCATACAACAGTGAGAAGGCATTAGGGATGGTCTGATGGATCTTGGCCAAAAACTCAAGAACTTTCATCTTGCTGGTTTCAGTGTAAGCTCTTGAACCCCACAGAAATTCATAGCTTGGAGGATCACTTTTGGGCACCTGACAATATTCCAGGTACTTTTCTTTTACCAAATCTTCGGTGAGAAGCTTCTTGGGTTCCCATAGATGAAATGCTTCCCCATCATATACTCCCATCATATTTAGCACTTCCCAGACATGCTCCTCAGTGGCACAACTGCCCTTTGAGAAGATCACAGCCAGAACCGTCATCAGGAGGCCAGTCTTGGCCATGCCTGTGTTGTCATTCACTCTTGCATCACAGCTTAGTTCCAGTTTGTTGACGAGGACGTAGAGGCTCCTGTTGGGATCGACTTCTTTCACGTCAAGGTGAAAGATCAGCTCCAGGCGCTTAGAGGCTCTCCTCAGGATCTCAGGGAAGTGGTTCTTATCCTTTTGGATCACATTTCTCAGCATATCTGCCTTTGTAACGGGCTCATTCACTTGATACTTGTACAGCAGGTAACAGACCAGCATCATAGCCTTCTTTTCTACAGGGCTTCTTTCCCTGTTCTCAGTGGAAGCCTGGGCCTGTGAAGCATTTGGCCTTTCCTCAATTTGGCTGCTGGCGCCTTCATTAGATCTTGTGGATGAagcagctgctgcagcagcagtggtggatGGGGCTTTCCCTGGCTCTTGCTGATCGCTGGGTGTTCCAGTAGCAGATGACCTCTGGGGATTTTCCTTGAAATGAGGAGACAAAAAAGAGAgggaattttctttctctgctacaATAGCTTGAGCACCCTTCACACCCTCAGGTTCTTCTTGAGCCTGGCGGCGTTTCTCACGGGTATGGAGCTTACTTTTCTGACCCCGAAGCATGATGACTGGGGCCAGAGACAGCAGGCAGGAGTGTGAGACAGAGGGAAGATGATTCAGGGACCTGTAGGAAAGAGGATGAGACGGTGTGATCCTCCTCAGCAGGGCAATACCACCTTGGCTTTATCAAAGGCTGCCTCTGCAGGTTTCTTGGAGGGCACTGCTCAAGGAACCCACAAGCCTCCGTTTCACTGATAAGCCTTTCCCCTGAGGACCCTGTGGAAGTAACTAGAGAGTATGTTAGGCTGCAGCCCTCCCGTGGTGCCTGCGTCTTACTGGGGCTGACAGTGTCTGGCAGGTCTGTACCCTGTGGAGCTTCCTCTGTTGTGGGATAGGAAACGTTTCTCTCAATTCACAGTCAGGGTCATCACCTTGACTTCTGGCATGACCTGTGATCTCTCTACTTAAGTGCTTTGATGCTGACTCTCCCATACCAAAGCCCTCAGCTCCCTGATGCCCTGGATGAGAAACTGAGGGGGAATCTCATCTGACCACATCTGCCTGAGGACACCCTGGGATGGCAGCAATGGCAGAGCTCTGAGTTTCTTTCTATCCTGGGGTAGAGTTCTTGGTCCTCACTCAGAATCCTCACCTTTTCTTCTTGTAGGGCCTGATTCCCCTCCCTCTGCTGGCCTCAGACTTATTCCCTCAAAGCAAGGCCTTCACATCCCTGAGCCTCCTGAAGAGGATATTAGGGAAGCCTCAGAATTATCTTCCTCAGGGACCCCATCCGGAATGACACAGTATGTAAGGCTCTGTGAAACCCCCTCTGTTATCCTCAGCATTACGGTTTCTCATCATGACTCCTCACCTTGACAGCCTTGTTCCTTCCCCTGTGCAGCCCTGAGGCCTATACCAATCAGACCAAGGCCCTCATCCACCTGATATCCCAGAATGTTATCTCTGAGTAGGCCATGGGCGGGGTGGGGGAGAGCGGGGGCGGAGTGTGCACTCAGAAGGGACATCTGCCCAGGGTTTCCCAAGGCTAACCACAGAAGTAGAGCCTGCCTCCCTCAGTCCACACTTTGACTTGCCGAAGGGCCTGAGTCACCTCCTCTTAATGACCTGCCACTGCCCTGTCAGACCAAAGCCCTCCTCCCACTGTGGTCACTAAGGATAAAGTGAGGATATCTtagtctcacagttctgcagaAGAGCTACCAGGGCTCATAGTAGTGGTGGTGCTCTGTGGGGATCCCTTTGTCCTGGGGGAGAAAGTCCCCTCAGTCCTTGCTCAAGGTTCTGAACTTAACTCTCATGTTCACCGAAGAGGATTCCCTCTGCTGACCTGAATCATCTAGCCTTACACCAAGGTTCTTATgcatcctccccccacccctgccagaaGGTGAAAAGAGGGTTCACCTGCAGCCTTACAGCCATGCCAAGGGGCCTCCCTGGCCGACAGCAGGGGTGGAGCTCTGTAAGGCCTGCACTGTTCTAAGGAGGTTGTTTTTTGCACAGCTCAAATAGGGACATTTCATTGATTCGTGGCAGAGCCTGAGACTCCTTCCTCTGCTGGCCCGAGGTAGAAACCCTCATGCGACACTTTCATCTCCCTAAGCTGCTAAAAGGTGGAAGTTGGGTGGGTCATTTCCAGCCAGGTGCAGGGCTCTGCAGGGACCTCTCTGTTATGGGGAAGGGGGAATTCCACTGAACTCATACAGGGTCCTTCATTGGCTCTTGGCAGGTGCTGGGACCCTCCCTCTGCTGGCTTGTTGCCATTACCCAAGTCCAATGCTGTCCCTTCCTTGATTCCCCACAAGGGTAATTCAGAGGGCGATATCTCAGCCAATCCCTGCCAGGGACCTTCTGAGGCTGATGGGAGAGGTGGGACTGTAGGACCTTCTCTctttgggggtagggggtgcCCTTAAACCTTACTTGACGTCTTCACCTTACCTTTTGGCAGAGCCTGGACGTCTCCCTCTGCTGACCAGAGGCCGACTGTCTTACAACAAGGTCTCACCTCCCACAAACTCCAGAGGCGGAAGTCAGTGTGTGACTCTTCTAGTCACCCCTGCATGGGGCCTCCC is a window of Cynocephalus volans isolate mCynVol1 chromosome X, mCynVol1.pri, whole genome shotgun sequence DNA encoding:
- the LOC134366602 gene encoding melanoma-associated antigen B10-like, coding for MLRGQKSKLHTREKRRQAQEEPEGVKGAQAIVAEKENSLSFLSPHFKENPQRSSATGTPSDQQEPGKAPSTTAAAAAASSTRSNEGASSQIEERPNASQAQASTENRERSPVEKKAMMLVCYLLYKYQVNEPVTKADMLRNVIQKDKNHFPEILRRASKRLELIFHLDVKEVDPNRSLYVLVNKLELSCDARVNDNTGMAKTGLLMTVLAVIFSKGSCATEEHVWEVLNMMGVYDGEAFHLWEPKKLLTEDLVKEKYLEYCQVPKSDPPSYEFLWGSRAYTETSKMKVLEFLAKIHQTIPNAFSLLYEEALRDEEERAHARVAARARTAAMASARSRAISSSFSCPK